GGCTGTAGCACCATGGCGCCGCCGGACCAGAGTACCCCATAGTGCGCCCAGCTCATGGCATTGGTATGGCAGAGGGGGGTGAACACGATGGCCGTGTCAATGTCCCGCAACAGATTGTGGGAGGCAACGGTCTGCGCGCCCCAAAGAGCATTGGCGTGCGTCCACACAACGCCCTTGGGCCGAGATGTCGTACCCGATGTATATTGAACGGAAAACGGCGCCATCGGATTATTTCGCTCAATCTCGAAATCCCTGTCGTCGGCAAAGAGATCGTCAAAAGGCACAATGCCGGCCGGAAGCGGCTGAGATGGCTCGGTGCTGTTGTGGGCCGTGCTCGCAATCCATTCGAGGTCGGGCCCCGTCTCACGGATCAGGTCCACAAATTCCGGCTGCGTGATGGCAAAGCGCGCCCGGGAGTGGCTGATGAAATAGCGCATTTCCTCGACGGCTGACCGTGGATTGGTCGTCACCACGACCGCGCCAAGCGCAGCGCAGGCATGATAGGCAATCAGGAACTCCGGGCAGTTGTTCGCATGCAGCAGGACGAAGTCGCCCCGGCCTACTCCTTTTGCATGCAGGCCCGCCGCACAGCGGCGCACATCCTTGTAGAATGCGCCATATGTCCAGGTCTGCGCTTCGCCCTCAAAAGGCTCCCAATGAAGAAACGAAGCATTGGGGCGTCGTTCTGCGTGATTTTTCAGGAGCCAGTGGAAATCTTTGTCCATGGCCATGTGCAGGGTACTCATCGGCTATTTGCCTTTGAATTCGGGTTTGTAAGCTTCGGGATCGGGATTATTGATCCACATGCCTAGCGCGTGCTGGGCATCTTCAGAGACGATGATTTTCATGATCTCCTTTGCCTCCTCAGCCATGAAGTTCAGCTGATCCTGATTAGATCCGGCATTTACCAGATGTTTGATGCCGCGCATCGCGAGCGGCGCGCGGGCGGCGAATTTTTCCGCGAAGGCTTTTACTTCGGCGTCAAACTCAGCTTCCGAATACAGGCGGGAGATCAGACCAAGTTCCAGCGCCGTGCTAGGCTCGAGAAACTCACCATGGAGCAGGATGTCCAGGGCCTTTGCCCGGCCAAGGTATTTCAAGGCGTACCAGGCGCCGCTGCCGCCGGGTACCAGACCGAAGCTGCTTTGAGGCAGGGCGAAAGTGGCAGTCGGAG
This is a stretch of genomic DNA from Hyphomonas adhaerens MHS-3. It encodes these proteins:
- a CDS encoding enoyl-CoA hydratase/isomerase family protein; its protein translation is MDYQHLILEREGHILTCRMYNPPNQTLNTQMLYELHDMLNAVEEDHDLRVLVVTGTDDVFLRWMELTEMQSLAQGERQIDIPSVVNANHTLARRIEALPVVTIAAINGNVGGGGCEFSLSFDFRLMKDSPTATFALPQSSFGLVPGGSGAWYALKYLGRAKALDILLHGEFLEPSTALELGLISRLYSEAEFDAEVKAFAEKFAARAPLAMRGIKHLVNAGSNQDQLNFMAEEAKEIMKIIVSEDAQHALGMWINNPDPEAYKPEFKGK